From Acidobacteriota bacterium:
CCGCCGGCGTGGCGCCGCTGGTGGGCCACCTCCAGGATCCCGACGCCGACGTGCGCGCGATGGTGGCGTTCGCGCTGGGGCTCATCGGCGACGCCGCGGCCGTCGATCCGCTGGTGACGACGCTGGGCGACCCGAGTCCGCTGGTGAAGGGGCGTGCGGCGCACGCGCTCGGACTCATCGGTCCCGACAAGGCGGCGGCTTCCGCCGCACCCATCGCGCAGATGGTGCAGCGCCTGGTGTCGGCCGGCGCGATCGGCACGCCACCGGCCGATGAAGGCGGTGTGCCGTCGCCCGAAGCCGAGGCGGTGCGTCGGGGGCTCATCGCTCTGACGGCGTTGCGCAGCTACGACGGCCTTGCCACGGCGGTGCTCGACGCGCAGGGGCGTCCGCGCAGCTCATGGTGGCCCATCGCCGCGGCGCTCTCGCGCATCGCCGACGACCGTGCGGTGCCGGCGTTGATCGAACTCGTGTCGTCGCCGTCGCCGTTCACGGCAGGGTATGCGGTGCGCGGGCTCGGCGAGCGTCGCGCCGCGGCGGCGTTACCCACGCTGTTGCCCCTGCTCGAAGCGAAGCGCCAGGTCCATCCGCAGGTGCGGGTGTCCGCGGTGCGCGCCGCGGGACAACTGGCCGACGCACGCGCGGCGGCCCCGTTGCTGGCGTTGCTGCGCCAGCCTGATGTCGAACTCGGTCTCGAACTCGAGATCATGGGTGCGCTGGCGCAGATCGACATGCGCGACGCCGAACCGGATCTGATCGACAGGCTCACCGATCGATCGCCGTTCGTGCGCGCGGCGGCGTTGAAGACGCTGGCGCGCGTGGACTCGTTGTCGTTCACGACGGCGCTGTCTGGCCTCGATCCCGATGCCGACTGGCGCGTGCGCGCGGCGATGGCCGAGGCACTCACCACGCTGGCACCCGAGAACGCGACGCCGATGCTCGAACGCCTCGTCGCCGACGCCGACGCGCGCGTGCTGCCGTCGGTGCTGCGCGCGTGGAGCACGCTGAAGCTTCCCGGTCTCGAGAAGCATCTCGCCGCGGCGCTCGCTCGCGACGATGTGATGGTGCGCGCGGCGGCGGCCTCCGTCGTGGGCGCGCAGAAGCTGACGGCGCTGCGTGATGCGTTGATCGCGGCGTGGCAGCGCGCGAAGACCGACGCGGCCGACGATGCGCGTTGGGCGGCGCTCGACGCGCTCGCCACGCTCGATCCGGCGGCGGCGCGCGGGCCCATGGAAGAGACGCTCAGCGACCGCGACTGGGCCATGCGTCTGCGCGCGGCGCGCTGGCTCGTCGCACAGGATCCGTCCAGTGACGCGCTCACGCGCATCAGGCCGGCGCCCGTGTCGCAGGCGGCAGGCAGATACGCTGCCGCGCACCTCGTCTCGCCGGCGTACTCACCGCAGATCTACGTCGAGACCGCGAAGGGCACCATCCAGATCGAACTGGCGGTGCTCGACGCGCCCCTCACCGTGGAGAACTTCGTCGCGCTCGCGCGTCGCGGCTACTTCGACGGACTGCGGTTGCATCGCGTGGTGCCGGCGTTTGTCGTGCAGGATGGCGATCCGCGCGGCGATGGATCGGGCGGCCCCGGCTACAGCATCCGCGACGAACTGAGCGATCGCCCGTATCGGCGCGGCACCGTGGGCATGGCGCTCGCAGGTCCCGACACCGGCGGCAGCCAATGGTTCATCACGCACGCGCCGCAACCGCATCTCGAAGCGCGCTACACGGTGTTCGGTGACGTGGTGAGCGGGATGGACGTGGTGGACGCGCTGGAGGTGGGCGATACGATCACGCGGATTCGCGTGTGGGATGGTGTGACGCCCCAGTGACATCAAAGGGGACATGAAAGGGGCGCGGACAGCCGCGCCCCCTTGCGATCCCGTCAATCCGCCGCGTTGGTCGCGGCGGCCCTCGTGGCCGACTTCCTGGCCAAGGCGTAAACCCCCTTTCCAGGCGGTGTACATCTGGCCGGCCGCTCGCAGGCGTTCACGTACGCTCGCAACGCTGCCTCCCGCAATCACGGCCCGTGAGAGCGGGCGACGGCAGCCGTTCGCTACGGCCGGAAATGGCCGGCGGCCGCCGATGGAATCTGGCAGCCGCCGCATTTGTCCAACTGACGGGCCCCATCGGAGATGACGCCCGTTGCGGCCTGGCGACGAAGCGCCCGGACCGCGAACTACTACCGCTTCTTCGCGGCCTTCTTCGTGGCCTTCGGAGCGGCCTTCTTCGCCGCGGCCTTCTTGGCTGCCTTCTTCGCCATTCTTCCTCCTAGGTTGGCGGTGCTCGTTCCGTTGCGTTGAGTCGTCATTGACCCATCACTACAGGTGGATTGAGCTACCCAGCCTCACACAAGATGTAGATTATGGATGAGAAAATTTGCTTGTCAAGCACAATTCCAGCGTGCTTGTCAAAAAATTTTGCCCATCCGAAATGCGCCCAGGAGGAAGGGGCTAGCGCAAACAGGCGGCCGTTGTCAAACTTGACAAGTTCAAGCGATCGCTTACCGAAAACGGCCCGTCACGAACATCGCTTCGACAGCGTGCCCGTAGCGCGTTCACGCGGGTCCTGCACGACATGTGTAAGTGAATACGAACGTGAAAACAAGGAGCCGGCAACCGGCAATCGGCAAGCCGGCAACCGGGCAGGGAATCGGGACGCGGGACTCAGGAGATCGAATTCGAGACCGTCAAGCGGCGCGTCTCCCGTGCGAGTGCTTGGTCGCGCCGATGACGGGTGAGGCTGTTCGGCGACAGGGACGCGCGCCGAATGCGTCGGCGAGGCTCAGAACGCCGAGACGCGGAGCTGCTGCTTCTCGGCGTGGCGTTCGAGCGCGAGTTGGAGGAGGCGATCGACGAGATCGGGATACGCGAGTCCGCTCGCGGCCCACAGCTTGCTGTACATGCTGATCGTCGTGAAGCCGGGCATCGTGTTGATCTCGTTGACGAACACCTCGCCGCTCTCGCCATCGACGAGGAAGTCGACGCGACTCAGGCCCGCGCCGTCGATCGCGCGGAACGCGTCGAGGGCCAGCGTCTGCAGCCGCGCTCCGAGGTCGGCGGGCACGTCCGCGGGAATCGCGAGGCGGCTCCCGCTGTCCAGGTACTTCGCCTCGTAGTCATAGAACTCGCGCGACGGGACGATCTCGCCGGGCACCGATGCGCGCGGCTCGTCGTTGCCGAGCACCGCGACCTCGATCTCTCGCGCGTGCGGCACCGCCGCTTCCACCACCACCTTGCGGTCGTACTCGGCGGCGAGCTCGAGCGCGTCTACGAGCGTCTCGACCGTGCGTGCCTTCGAGATGCCCACGCTCGACCCGAGATTGGCCGGCTTGACGAACACCGGCAGGCCGAGCGCGTCCGCGAGTTCCTCGGCGACGACGGCCGGTTCCGCGAGGACACGCTGCCGCGACACGACGACGTAGGCGCACTGCGGCAGGCCCGCCGCTCCGAACACGCGCTTCATGAGTGCCTTGTCCATGCCGACGGCCGAGGCGAGTACGCCGCAGCCGACGTACGGCACGTTGGCCAGTTCGAGCAGGCCCTGCACCGTGCCGTCTTCGCCGTGCGGTCCGTGCAGTACCGGGAAGATCGCGTCGAGCCCGACACCCGTGACCACGGCGTGCGCCTCGTCATCGCCACGGCCGCGTGACCTGTCGATGGTGAGGATGGTCTCCTCGCTCGGTCGCGCCAGGAGATGAACCTCCCGGCCGGCGCGCAGCGCCTTCAGCTCGGCGCGCGTCTGCTCGATCACTTCGGAGGCCGACGCGGCGGACGGCGGCTTGTCGGCCAGCGACCACCGGCCGTCCCTGTCGATACGGATCGGCACCGCTTCGTAGCGCGCGCGATCCAGGTTGGCCATGACGGCGGCTGCCGAGGCGATCGAGACTTCGTGCTCGCCGGAGCGACCACCGTAGACAACGCCTACGCGGAGTTTCTTCAAGGGCTTCGGGTGTCCGAATGTCGGCCGGAATGGCCGGATGGATGCCGTAGTATAGCCGAATGCCCGGCGCCTTCGCGTTCACGCTGACAGCCCGGGACGGCAAGGCCCGTTCGGGCCGCCTGCAGACGCCTCACGGCGACGTGGAGACGCCGGCTTTCATGCCGGTGGGGACGCGCGGTGCCGTCCGCGGGGTCACCCAGCGAACCCTCGAAGAGGCCGGCGCGTCGATCGTCCTCGCCAACACCTATCACCTCTATCTCCGTCCCGGCGACGACCTGATCGCCGAACGCGGCGGTCTCCACCGCTTCATCGGCTGGCCGGGCCCGATCCTCACCGACAGCGGCGGCTACCAGATCTTCAGCCTCGGCCCGCTCGTGAAGATCAGCGAGGCCGGGGCTCGATTCCAGTCACACCACGACGGCTCGCGGCACGAGCTCACGCCCGAACGCGTGGTCGACATCCAGGCGCAACTCGGACCCGACATCGCGATGGTGCTCGACGAGTGTCTCGCGGCGCCCGCGAGCGAGGCGGCCACGGCGGCGTCACTGGACCTCACTCTCCGCTGGGCGCGGCGCGCGCGCGACCGGTTCGAGCAGTTGCGGGCCGGGCCGGTCGATGGCGTGACGGTGTCCAACCCCGGCCAGGCGCAGTTCGGCATCGTGCAGGGCGGGATCTACCCGCACCTGCGCGAGAAGAGCGCCGCCGCGCTCCGGGCCATCGGGTTCGAGTCGTACGCGATCGGCGGCCTCAGCGTGGGCGAGTCGGTCGAAACGATGTACGACGTGGTGGCGCACACGGCGCCGCTCCTGCCCGAGGACACGCCGCGGTACCTGATGGGCACCGGCATGCCCGACGACCTGGTGGAGTGCGTGGCACGCGGCATCGACATGTTCGACTGCGTGCTGCCGACGCGCAACGCGCGCAACGGCCAGGTATTCACGCCCGACGGTCCGATCAACCTGCGCAACGCCCGCTTCGCGCGTGACGATCGGCCCATCGACGAGACGTGTCCGTGCGACACCTGCCGCCGTCATTCGCGGGCCTATCTGCGGCACCTGTTCCAGAACCGCGAGATGAACGGTGGCACGCTCGCAAGTGTCCACAACCTCGTCTTTTACCTTGACACCCTCCGGCGGATCCGACAGGCTATCGGTTTCGGGTCGTTCGAGCAGTTCAGACAGGATTTTCACCGCCGCTTCTCCCGAACACCCCTGAGTTCCTGATGCTTTTTCCGAGTATGTCCGTCCCGTCGTCGCTCGCCATGGCGGCCCCCGCCGATCCCAACGCGAGCCCCTGGCTGTCGCTGCTGCCCTTCGTCGTCATTCTCGGCATCTTCTACGCCATGGTGCTGCTGCCGATGAAGAGACGGCAGCAAAAGGTCGCCAACTTCCAGGGTGGCCTGAAGCTGGGCGACAAGGTCATCACCACGGGCGGCATGTACGGCACGATCACGCGTCTCGGGGAGCAGCACGTACAGTTACAGATCGCCCCCAACGTGCGCATCGACGTGGCCCGCGCGGCCGTCGGCGGTTATCAGGGGCAGGACCCCGTCGTCGTGGCCGAGCAGGGCAACGCGTAATCCCTCATGACTAGCAACCTTCGCTGGAAGCTGATCGCCATCGTCGCGGTGATCGCGCTGGCCGTCGCGGCCTTCTATCCACCCACGGAAAAGGTCAGGCTCGGCCTCGACCTGAAGGGCGGTGTCCACCTCGTCCTCCGCGTCCAGACAGACGATGCGCTCAAGGTGGAGACGGAGACGAGCGCGGAACGCCTCCGTGACGAGCTGTCACGCCAGGGCGTGTCTGTCTCGAACGTCGTCGCCGACGACATCCGGTCGTTCCGCGTGGAAGGCGTGCCGGGTGACCGCGACGCGGACTTCCGCCGCGTGGCGGAGGAGTGGGTCGGGCAGCTGTTCGACAGGTCCTCGTCGGCGGGTGGGGCGTACACGTTCGCGCTGAAGCCGGCGCAGATCACGCGGCTGCGGCAGGACGCCGTGGCGCAGGCGCTGCAGACGATCGAGCGGCGCGTCAACGAACTCGGCGTTGCCGAGCCCATCGTCGCGCCGCACGGCGACGGCGACCAGATCCTCGTGCAGATGCCGGGCGTCACCGATGTCTCCCGCGCGAAGGAGATCATCAGGTCGACGGCACTGCTCGAGCTCAAGATCGTCGAGGACGGTCCGGCTCCCACGCGCGAGTCGCTGCTGGCGTCGCGCGGCGGGCAGGTACCCGGTGACCTCGAGGTCGTGCCCGGCGCGGCGGAGGCCGGCGGCGTGGGCCCCGTGTACTACCTCGTGAAGCGCGTGGCCGGCATCACGGGCCGCGACCTGCGCAACGCGAAGCCGTCGCTCGACGAGAACAACCAGCCGGCCGTGTCGTTCTCGCTCAACCAGCAGGGTGCCGACAAGTTCGGTCAGCTCACCGCACAGAACATCGGTCGCCAGCTGGCGATCATCCTGGACGGCCGCGTGCAGAGCGCGCCGACGATCGAAGGACGCATCTACGACGAGGGCCGGATCTCCGGGTCGTTCACCTCGCAGGAGGTGCAGGACCTGTCGCTCACGCTGCGGTCGGGCGCGCTGCCGGCCAGCCTCACCTATCTCGAGGAACGCACCGTTGGTCCGTCGCTCGGCGCCGACTCCATCCGCGCCGGCGTGATGGCGTCGCTCATCGGCCTCGGGTTCGTCACGCTGTTCATGCTCGCGTTCTACAAGTTCTCGGGCGTCAACGCGCTGCTGTCCATCTCGCTCAACCTGGTCATCCTGCTCGGCTTCATGGCGTACATCGGTGCGGTGATGACGCTGCCGGGGATCGCGGGCTTCATCCTGACGATCGGCATGGGCGTGGACTCCAACGTGCTCATCTTCGAGCGCATCAAGGAGGAACTCGGCGCCGGCAAGTCGGCACGCGCGGCGGTGGCCGCCGGGTTCGACCGCGTGTTTCTCACCATTCTCGATACGCACGTGGCGTCGCTCATCTCGGCGGCGTTCCTGTTCCAGTTCGGCACGGGCCCGATTCGCGGGTTCGCGACCACGCTGTTCTTCGGACTGCTCGCCAATGTGTTCACGGCCGTGTTCGCGTCGCGGACCCTGTTCGAACTCATCCTGTCGCGCCGTCCGCAGGCCGCGAAGCTGAGCATCTGAGGCCGTCATGGAACTGTTCACCAACGCCCACTACAACTTCACCAGGTGGCGCTGGCATGCGCTGGCCTTCTCGGCGATTCTCGTCGTGGCCGGCATCGTGCAGACAGCGCGGCTCGGGCTCCCGCTCGGCATCGACTTCTCGGGCGGCACGATCGTCATCGCCAAGTTCCAGCAGGCCACGTCCGAAGACACGGTGCGGACCGCGCTCGACAGCATCCCCGGCGAGAAGGTCGTCCAGCAGTACGGCAATCCCGACGCGCACGAAATCCTGATCCGCCTGCCGCAGGTGGAGCAGACCGAGGAAGGCACGAGTCTCGAGGCCGGTGCGCGCCAACTCACCGACGCCCTGCGCGCCGCCAACGTCGGCGCGTTCGAGGTGATCAACACCGAGATCGTCGGCCCCGTGATCGGCAAGGACCTGCAGCGCAAGGGCATCTACGCGACGTTCGCGAGCATCATCGGCATCGCGCTCTACATCGCGTTCCGCTTCAGGCCCTCGTTCGCGATCGGCGCCATCGCGGCCACGCTGCACGACGTGATCGTCACGCTCGCGGTGCTGGCCTTCTGCGGCTACGAACTCTCGCTCAACGTCATCGCGGCCATCCTGACCATCACGGGTTACTCCGTGAACGACACCATCGTCATCTTCGATCGCGTGCGCGAGAACTTCAGGACCATGCGCGGCGCGGCGCTGGAGCAGCAGGTCAACACGGCGGTCAACCAGACGCTCAGCCGGACGTTGATCACGGCGGGTACCACGTTCCTGGCCGTGTTCGCGTTGTTCCTCTTGGGCGGCGAGGTGCTCGAAGGCTTCGCCTTCACGATGCTCATCGGCATCGTGAGCGGCACCTACTCCACCATCTTCATCGCGTCGGCGATCGCCATCGCGCTCAGCAAGAGCGAAATGAAGCCGTCGGGGCCGGCGCAGGCGGCCACGCCCGCGCGTGCGGCGGCCGAGCGCGCGCGTCGCCGCGAGCGGCGCAACGCGTAAGGACTGCGCGTGCCGGTGCTCGCCGCCGCGGCGCTGCTGGGCGTGGTGCAGGGACTCACGGAGTTCCTGCCCGTGTCGAGCTCCGCGCACCTCATCCTGGCCCGGGCGTTCTTCGGCTGGGACGACAGCGGCTTCGGCCTCGCGTTCGACGTGGCGACACACGTCGGCACGCTGCTGGCCATCCTCGTCTATTTCCGCGACGACATCCTCGGCATGATCGCGGCGATCCCGCGTGTCTTCACGGGGACCGACGCGGAGGCGCGCCGTGCGCGCCTCATCGCCATCGGGACCATCCCGGTGGTGATCGTCGGTGCGCTGTGGGCGAGCGCCATCGAGGCGCACCTGCGCACGCCGCAGGTGGCGGCCGTCGCGCTGGCGGCGGGGTCGATCCTGTTCTTCGTGGTGGAGCGTGTCGGGACGCAGTGGCGCCATGACGACCGCGGCATGAGCGTCGCGCAGGCGCTCGCGTTCGGCGTCGC
This genomic window contains:
- the secF gene encoding protein translocase subunit SecF: MELFTNAHYNFTRWRWHALAFSAILVVAGIVQTARLGLPLGIDFSGGTIVIAKFQQATSEDTVRTALDSIPGEKVVQQYGNPDAHEILIRLPQVEQTEEGTSLEAGARQLTDALRAANVGAFEVINTEIVGPVIGKDLQRKGIYATFASIIGIALYIAFRFRPSFAIGAIAATLHDVIVTLAVLAFCGYELSLNVIAAILTITGYSVNDTIVIFDRVRENFRTMRGAALEQQVNTAVNQTLSRTLITAGTTFLAVFALFLLGGEVLEGFAFTMLIGIVSGTYSTIFIASAIAIALSKSEMKPSGPAQAATPARAAAERARRRERRNA
- the tgt gene encoding tRNA guanosine(34) transglycosylase Tgt; the protein is MPGAFAFTLTARDGKARSGRLQTPHGDVETPAFMPVGTRGAVRGVTQRTLEEAGASIVLANTYHLYLRPGDDLIAERGGLHRFIGWPGPILTDSGGYQIFSLGPLVKISEAGARFQSHHDGSRHELTPERVVDIQAQLGPDIAMVLDECLAAPASEAATAASLDLTLRWARRARDRFEQLRAGPVDGVTVSNPGQAQFGIVQGGIYPHLREKSAAALRAIGFESYAIGGLSVGESVETMYDVVAHTAPLLPEDTPRYLMGTGMPDDLVECVARGIDMFDCVLPTRNARNGQVFTPDGPINLRNARFARDDRPIDETCPCDTCRRHSRAYLRHLFQNREMNGGTLASVHNLVFYLDTLRRIRQAIGFGSFEQFRQDFHRRFSRTPLSS
- the yajC gene encoding preprotein translocase subunit YajC, coding for MSVPSSLAMAAPADPNASPWLSLLPFVVILGIFYAMVLLPMKRRQQKVANFQGGLKLGDKVITTGGMYGTITRLGEQHVQLQIAPNVRIDVARAAVGGYQGQDPVVVAEQGNA
- a CDS encoding HEAT repeat domain-containing protein, producing MTRRLLLSVGLAVATACASAPPAVPPPVVAPAYEPKVASILRLEDLRVLEDALSRPVAPPPGVDARGRPRPAAPAPPAMDLVTLLGDSDARVRRRAALGIGRVGLSAGVAPLVGHLQDPDADVRAMVAFALGLIGDAAAVDPLVTTLGDPSPLVKGRAAHALGLIGPDKAAASAAPIAQMVQRLVSAGAIGTPPADEGGVPSPEAEAVRRGLIALTALRSYDGLATAVLDAQGRPRSSWWPIAAALSRIADDRAVPALIELVSSPSPFTAGYAVRGLGERRAAAALPTLLPLLEAKRQVHPQVRVSAVRAAGQLADARAAAPLLALLRQPDVELGLELEIMGALAQIDMRDAEPDLIDRLTDRSPFVRAAALKTLARVDSLSFTTALSGLDPDADWRVRAAMAEALTTLAPENATPMLERLVADADARVLPSVLRAWSTLKLPGLEKHLAAALARDDVMVRAAAASVVGAQKLTALRDALIAAWQRAKTDAADDARWAALDALATLDPAAARGPMEETLSDRDWAMRLRAARWLVAQDPSSDALTRIRPAPVSQAAGRYAAAHLVSPAYSPQIYVETAKGTIQIELAVLDAPLTVENFVALARRGYFDGLRLHRVVPAFVVQDGDPRGDGSGGPGYSIRDELSDRPYRRGTVGMALAGPDTGGSQWFITHAPQPHLEARYTVFGDVVSGMDVVDALEVGDTITRIRVWDGVTPQ
- the uppP gene encoding undecaprenyl-diphosphatase UppP gives rise to the protein MPVLAAAALLGVVQGLTEFLPVSSSAHLILARAFFGWDDSGFGLAFDVATHVGTLLAILVYFRDDILGMIAAIPRVFTGTDAEARRARLIAIGTIPVVIVGALWASAIEAHLRTPQVAAVALAAGSILFFVVERVGTQWRHDDRGMSVAQALAFGVAQTAALIPGVSRSGSTIVAGMAMGFTRAAAARFGFLLGIPAILAAAAKEALELRHVGVAPGETTLFLVGGITAFLVGYLAIRFFMRYLGSHSLAVFAWYRLALAAAVVVWLFPR
- the secD gene encoding protein translocase subunit SecD — encoded protein: MTSNLRWKLIAIVAVIALAVAAFYPPTEKVRLGLDLKGGVHLVLRVQTDDALKVETETSAERLRDELSRQGVSVSNVVADDIRSFRVEGVPGDRDADFRRVAEEWVGQLFDRSSSAGGAYTFALKPAQITRLRQDAVAQALQTIERRVNELGVAEPIVAPHGDGDQILVQMPGVTDVSRAKEIIRSTALLELKIVEDGPAPTRESLLASRGGQVPGDLEVVPGAAEAGGVGPVYYLVKRVAGITGRDLRNAKPSLDENNQPAVSFSLNQQGADKFGQLTAQNIGRQLAIILDGRVQSAPTIEGRIYDEGRISGSFTSQEVQDLSLTLRSGALPASLTYLEERTVGPSLGADSIRAGVMASLIGLGFVTLFMLAFYKFSGVNALLSISLNLVILLGFMAYIGAVMTLPGIAGFILTIGMGVDSNVLIFERIKEELGAGKSARAAVAAGFDRVFLTILDTHVASLISAAFLFQFGTGPIRGFATTLFFGLLANVFTAVFASRTLFELILSRRPQAAKLSI
- a CDS encoding D-alanine--D-alanine ligase, translating into MKKLRVGVVYGGRSGEHEVSIASAAAVMANLDRARYEAVPIRIDRDGRWSLADKPPSAASASEVIEQTRAELKALRAGREVHLLARPSEETILTIDRSRGRGDDEAHAVVTGVGLDAIFPVLHGPHGEDGTVQGLLELANVPYVGCGVLASAVGMDKALMKRVFGAAGLPQCAYVVVSRQRVLAEPAVVAEELADALGLPVFVKPANLGSSVGISKARTVETLVDALELAAEYDRKVVVEAAVPHAREIEVAVLGNDEPRASVPGEIVPSREFYDYEAKYLDSGSRLAIPADVPADLGARLQTLALDAFRAIDGAGLSRVDFLVDGESGEVFVNEINTMPGFTTISMYSKLWAASGLAYPDLVDRLLQLALERHAEKQQLRVSAF